AGACAGTTAAAAGAATATGATGCCTCTTCTCGTTTCATTTCCTTAGTTATAATGTTTTGCATGATTTCAATCTATAGGTGAAGATTATGTTTCATTGTGGTTTTTTACATGAATGAAGATGATAATGGGGTTTTTCTGTAAAAATTGATGTCTTGCAGGGCAACCGGGGAAAAGGACGTAAGGTTCAAGGTGCTCTACTGTGGAATATGTCACTCCGATCTACACATGGTCAAGAATGAATGGGGTTCTTCCACCTACCCTCTAGTTCCTGGGTATGTTCCCTGTTCTCTTTCCCTCCTCCTTGCAATTTTCTTTCCAACTTTTTCCTTGTTGATCCTCGTATGAGTATCTACAATGTTTTACAAAGATTAAAGCTTAAAAGGTGTAGATTGGCCAATATGGGATTCAGACTGAGCTCCTAGGTTTCACTGACATGACATTCGAATAAAAAATAGGAGGTTGTCAATTAGGATTGTCGAGCCCTTTTAgatggaaaaaagaaatggtttGACCAGAATTAAGAAACATTGTACTTGATCATATCTGATAtgtgatttaatattttttaatttgactagaagaaatttcatatttcctACGGCTTTCAAGTTTCAACATCTTGTACTGGAGTCCATTTTCAGCCCCAAAGCCTGAATCTTGTGGCTTTCTTTTCCACGGCTCATTAGAAATATAAACGAGACGATATTAGGAAAGCTAACAAAAAGGTTCTTGTTTCAAAGTGCGCTTTTTCATGTTCAAAAAGCAAGATGCTGATCACCTCCATAGATAATACTATCAAATTATCTTTTTCATGaactatatatttttccttaatcaCACATCTAATACCCATAGAAACTGAATTGGACAATGCAGGCATGAGATTGTAGGCATAGTGACAGAGGTTGGAAGCAAGGTGGAAAAGGTTAAAGTAGGAGATAAAGTTGGTGTTGGGTGTATGGTTGGAGCTTGCCACTCTTGTGATAATTGTGCTAATGATCTAGAGAATTACTGCCCCAAAATGATATTAACCTATGGTGCCACTTACTATGATGGAACCACCACATATGGAGGCTACTCGGATGTCATGATTGCTGAGGAGCGCTATGTGGTTCGATTCCCGGACAACCTTCCTCTTGATGCCGGTGCTCCCCTCCTATGTGCTGGGATCACAGTGTACAGCCCCTTGCAACATTTTGGATTCACCAAACCTGGAATGCACATAGGTGTGGTTGGCCTAGGTGGGCTGGGACATGTAGCAGTGAAGTTTGCTAAGGCTTTTGGGGTTAAGGTGACAGTGATCAGTACTTCCCCTAGCAAGAAGAAGGAAGCCACAGAACACCTTGGTGCTGACTCCTTTCTAGTCAGCCGTGACCCAGATCAGATGCAGGTAACTTGAGTATGCTGTGGCGGTATTACTGTTTTTGTAACTTCTTTGGTGATTCTTTAGTTTATAATAGATTTCTgaacttgaattttttatagGCTGCCTTGGGCACAATGGATGGCATCATTGATACAGTCTCTGCAGTTCACCCTCTTTTTCCATTGATTGGTTTGCTGAAATCTCATGGGAAGCTAGTTATGGTTGGTGCACCAGATAGACCACTTGAGCTACCAATCTTTCCTTTGCTTATGGGTAAGCAATTTACTCCCCCATGTCTTAACTTGTTCTACAAGGAACAAAAATTGGATTAATGGTAGCTTATATTGATGCCACCTAGCTATTACTTCACCAAGAATactctattttgaaaaatccatTTGTATCCACAATTTTGTATGTAAcaattattataagaaaaaagaaagagggggGAAGGAACTCAAATCAGTGAGAATGTGTATCTAACAGGAATTTGAATGGCAGGGAGAAAGATAGTAGCTGGTAGCTGCATAGGAGGGATGAAGGAGACACAGGAAATGATTGATTTTGCAGGAAAACACAACATAACGGCAGATGTTGAGGTTATTTCAATCGACTATGTGAATACTGCCATGGAGCGACTCCAGAAGGCTGATGTTAGGTACCGGTTCGTGATAGACATTGGCAACACATTGAAAGATGCCTAAGACAAGTTGGCTGGAGAATCACCCCTGGAAAGATGAGGATTGATTTAGTGTTTTCAGTGGTGTTTCAATTATTTACCAAAGCCTTGGCTTTATTATACCAAGAGTACTGTTAGCATATCTTTTAATACGATTAGTGCATGTGCCTCGTATGATGTTTGATATCCGTCCTAAGAAAGTTGTATTACCACTTAATTGAAATGACTGTACCAGTGAGCATATCATTTTGCGTTGATGTTAAAGACTAGTGAAGAAGCTAAAAATACTCACGAGAGATGGTGCCATTTGAACTGCAAGAACCCGGGGGCTCTAGTCTCGTGCCCTTCTGTGTTTTCTAGGCATTTACAGTttccattaattaaaaaataaaatttgtacatATCCAGGAGCAGTCCATCGTTACATCTGTTGGGCAGCAACAAGAGATTCTAAGGATGAGTGGGCTGACCTGATCATGTGCAATAAACATCTGTGGCCAAGACCTGTGACCGAACCTAGTTGGGGGAGAAATATTGTTTATGCTGAAGTGAAGGTGTTATAAGAACAGGGGAAAAAGCAAAAGGGTATGAATTAATTGAATGAGCAAAGGCAAAGATTGTTTTGTTCCCATTTCGAATTACTTGTTTGTCCTTTATCCATTCAATTATGAGTAGGTTTTAGTGACTAATGGAGATGCCATGACATATACATCCAAAGCAAGACAAACAAAATGATTTTAACCACCTAGTGTATCCTCTCTAGACAGCAATTCTGTACAACTATACAAACAGTTGGACCTACCTGTCCATGAATGCTAAGATACGGACACACAAAGAAAAAGCCAAGGCATTGGGCGGTGACAAATATTAGCTGAAACATGGCAAGGTTACACAGATGGAATTGATTTGCAATGGGAACAGGATATGGATAAATAGGGGTGGGGTATCGAGATATTGACATCATGAGCAGCATTCACAGTACCTATTATTATGTGTCACATTACCAGTCAAATAAGGTGCCCCATGTGAAACCCAGCTCATGTATGACACCACATGTTCGCAAGAAAATGGGACTCACATTTTTGTGTTCACAAATTGTAAAATATGAGTCACGAATGTGGGGGTTCCCTTCCACGTGTCCCTTCCCAACCAGACATTTTGGCGATTTAGGACAAGTAAGAAACCCATCTGGATCATTCGCCCAAGCCATGATGAGATCCGTCTAGCATCAGAAGTGAGAGGGTTCTTTTCTTCCATTGGGCCAAACGACGTGGGGAATCCGAACTTCCAAACGGACAGGACTGTCCAGTCACATCTTTAAGACCTCTGGCAAGGGTGATCATTCACACCTGACATTTGAGTGGTTGGCGGGACTCCGTTTCACCCACAGGTCCATGTCAACTAATTGCTACACATAATCCAAAATGTCAATGGATTGAAGGGATAGACAGCTGCATAATTCGAGATCTCGGCACACTAGCAGATGGCACCTATCAACCATCCTTAACTGTGATGATTGTCCAACAGCCCTTAGGACATTCATCATTACAGAAGAATGTCAGAGTGTCTAGTCAGTACTATAATGGTTGTATCATCaactctatataaaccctcCAAAAAACATGAACAAGGTATCCACGCACATAAGAGCTCACTCTTTCCCTCAAATAGCTAGAACTACTCTTGTTtgacttaagcttcggaggAGCGTGCCTGAACCACCAGTCCAGACATCCTTTTGGTGCAAGAAGAAAACCCGTCTGGATCCAATGCAGCTAGATGGATTCTTCAAGAAGCATGAAGTAGGGAACAAATCTGCCTAACTTCAGCAAAGTTAGACGGACCTGACTCCAATTGATTTAGCTTAAATAACGAACACATGGAGCTGAGGCTCAAATATATGGTTATTTGTTGTTATGTAACGAGACCTACTATAATCCCTGTCTAAAAGATATCAACATGAACTGGTAGTATAATCCCTCTGTGACCCAGCTAAATAAAccaccaaaaaataaaacaatcactagaatatgaagaaaaataataataacccaCCACTAGAAGATGAAAATCCCTGCACCAACCGATATATTAACATGACTCCTTTGCTGGAGTAACAAGAACATACTAAACCAGAAACATGGCTCATCTATGTgtgatttagatttaaaaagaaaCGAAATGGACTTAACTTTAAAGACAAAAGATGGACAGAGACAAACACAGAAGTTATTACAGAATCCTAAATTAATATTCAATCATGTTACCTAATTCTCAAAAACACACCCTAAGCAATTCAAGAACTCCCATAAGTTGATGGtcctacaaaacatgctttgaTTTCTTGCCATTCCATGCCACTTGGCAAACCAGATCTGATTCAGATCAAGAAGCAACATTTTACCAAACATCTTATTAGCACTATCAAATCCCTTGTATTTAGGcgaaaatcaaatagaaaaatgaaataaggttCCCTTTAAACTCCTGGCTCATTATTACAGAGACAATGGCCTACCGCACTAACGATTCATAAAGAACTACTCCCAGTTGATCTGACTCACGGCCCAGAAAAGAAACGGACCTTTCGATGGGGAGAGGAGACCTAGGTGAAATCTTTAATCAACAATAatggaagaaataaataaagctacagtgtaagaaaaaaaaaataaaacaatcctAACATTTGAACCACAAACAAAGCGGCAGCATTGCAAAATAGAGGGTGAGAAGCAACCTAGGCCGGCTAGGAATAATGGAGATGGGCTGACCAGAAAACATCTGAGTAAGGTCTGAAAATAAAGGAGTGAGTTGTGGGGTCGAGAATGAGACCATAAGTAAAAACCAACAAAACATAAGACCTAGAAGTGGAGATCAAAATGCAAGGGAATGTTATACCAGAGTTAAGGTCCTTGTCATGGTGTGATTGAAGAGGAGATGACTTTCTCACCAATGCGAATGAATTGCAGCAAGTGAGAGACTCCTGAGCTTAGGGTTTGCGACTTTGCAgaccattttcaaaaactaatggTCACCTTTAATAATGGCCATCACTCATCAGCCACCCTGATCAATGAAATAATCACTCTTTATAGAAAATACCACTCATCAATTGCAGCAGTCGTCATTGTACTTTTTATTTATAGCAACAATAGAAGAATATTTCTATGCATAAATgctcaaatttatatttctaaacTATCTTACAACTTGGAGGAGTTCCCTCAGATTCCAGCAGCGTTTCATCCCTACTATCCATGTTTTTCATACCAAAATACAATATCaatgaaatgggaaaaaaaaaaaaaaaaagaaagaaagaaacaataagTCTTCAAATTTCCTCCATAATATCACATCAGCTGCCTTCCACCagccaaaaaaatatttttcttgaacTTCATAAATAATTAGTGCTTTCCTTTTGAGCCAAGTGAGCATCCCCTGCATTTCAGAAGATACACAAGGCTAATTGATGATTCAAAGATTTAAGGACCCTGCATTAAAGATGAAAACTGTTTCTTGCATTCAAAGCCAGTTCCACACCTTAACTCTAATGAGCTGAAGGCAGTGATTCTCTTTCAGGGATCAAGTTAGGGACTAAAAGTCAAGGGTTCCTGTCTTGGTGGACCCAGAACAGCTACCAGTAGAGGCATATGAACTTCCACTTGAACCATCAACAGGGGCTTGATTTAGACATTCTAAAACCAAATACCTCCTCTTTTGTAACTTTATCGAGAATGTAGTAGCCTCTAGGATTACAGGAACCTGCTCACAAGCATGAATCAATGTGACAGAATAGAAATCAAGTTACATAAGACACCGAGGTAAACATAAGAAGTATTCTAAAAATATCCAATTTCTTGGTAAAGCATTTTGCAGATTTAGCTAGTTCTGTTGAACTCTTATAAGAGAACAATCGGGCGTATGCTAGCAAGAAACTCCACAACAATGACATGCATTGTTGGACAATTTGTTGCATGTATGAATGTTTGGGTGTATGTGAACAACTTGCAATGCAATACAAAATAAAGTAGAGCTCAGCAGCACTCTCAAGCATATAAGGTCAGCAAGAAAACATTTCTAAGTTACCTGTGTATTAACATTTGCCACTTTATGTACATTGAGAAGCCCAACCATATCCTGGTAACCAGTGAGAAGATTTGCCAACTCCTTGTCCTCATCTGAAATACATGTGTCATGGATTAGAATTTTCCTTATCTTTCAGATGCTAGTATGGCATCAActaaaaattagaattgaaaGCTAAGAATGTACCAGGGATTGCTTTAACAGAAAGCAACGTATCAGCTATATGTTGCCACCTCTTGGAAGAAGAAGGTGATAGAAGGGAAGGTGGAAAAGTTATGACAGCAACTGCATTCGAATCTCTTATCATGCCTTTCAGAGATCTGATAAAGGAAAGCATATCCCATTCCTACAATAACAGGCCAACAATAATAAGAGTAGACAAAACACTTTAGCATCGCGAATTCCAAACATaagataatttgtaaaaattaacAGAGGATGCCAAAAATGTGAGTATGCTTATCTAAAGCTATGAGAAGGTACATTTGACAAAGAAATtaatcttttatgaaaaaaagtttccaaaagggaaaagaacatgaaaattcaaaggaaaaagaagaggcAATTACAAAAAACAAGCTTTAGGCAAGAGAGTATACGAGCCTATAAACGTCATGCCACTGACCATGTTAGAATATTCACATTGGGGAGCACAGAAAGATTGAATGGCAACACGACCAGCACATGAAATGCTACTGTTGTTTCTGGGAATAAATCAAAAGATGGAATAAGCAAAatgtgaacaaaaaaaaaattaatttaataataattataaaaaaaaaaaagacaatggAATAAATATGAACCACCTATAATACCAAGTTGTACATCTTAAAGTACCTCTTAACAATTCAATTAAACACCCAGTAGTGAAAATAGATAAGACAAGCTTAACTACTACATCTCCATCAACTAGAAGAACATATGACcagtaaaacaaataaataagtaaaaataaaaaaacaagaaaacttcCAGTAGgctataactttttttttttttttttgacattgtCAAGGACAtgaaaatacccaaaaaatttaaataggttCCTGTGGAGCCTTAGAAATAATTTCTTGAAGATGATGCCTCCCATATCAAGTAAAGGAGAGTTGCAAAACCATATAGAGCAAAGAATCAAACAATGGAAACAACTAACATTGTCAGTGACATTTGAGGCAAAATAAATTGCAAAGGATATGTctcccctttttatttttcataactcaAGTAATAGGATGTTGACATCAAGACAAGAAGTAACCATTAGCTTGGTAGAATTGcaacaaaattttctatatgATATAGAGAAGGGTTGTGAGAACCTATAAAGGCTAGCAAAGCATCTAGCAACTGAAACGGTGGTCACCGTTGATAAGATTTGAGGCAAAGGAAATTGTGAAATATCTTCTCTAGCTTCCTTTTTGCTTTTTCATTGCCCAAGGGTAATAGAAGGTGGACATCAAGAAGAGGTTGACATCAAGATAGCAAGTAATTTATACCTCACTAGCACGGCAACAAACTTTTCCAAATGTAAGAGGTATATAGTTATAAAGATCTTTATCACTTTTCATCCTCGTCCTCTCAGCCTCCTTGGAAATCCAAAACTTCCACAAACATAGCTTAATGGCAATCTCCAATTCAATATCAGTAGAATTTATAACTAAGTAGAATAACCAATTAAAGAGGAATGGAAAAATCCAAACCAAAGTAGGGTGgaaattttaggatttcaaATTGACAATTCTTAAAAGGGGAATTTTAGAATGTAACACAACAAATGGATCGCATAGATTTGAAAAAGAAGTAAAGGATAAGGAAAGATTCACCAAATCCATGATTTTTCATCTACCAACTCCCCAAGACACACAAGCTCTACAAATTGCTAGACCCCAGTGACATGGGGTTGACCACAAACACGCCACTGGGTAAAATGGCAAAAGCAACTATCTTGACATTTGAGGACCATTTCAAATGTAGTATTGTTTTTGTTGActggaaaaagtaaaaatatgtacaagaaaacatataaatttacCTTGAAAATTGAGCCAAAAATTTGGCACAACAGTCTCTAAAAGCAGCAAGGTTTGGAGGATCTTGAATGCTGAGACAACATATGTTCTGTGCAGTGAGAAAGTGTCTCTCCAAGGGCTTTCGCAAGTCAAAGTCATTGCAGTACTCATGCTTGGTATCTACATGATTATAATATATAGTGAGATCCTTCTATGACTGCATGACATAAAATGCAGTGAAAAGCATGACTGCCTCAGCTGTGAGAGCCATCAAacaagatttatttatttaacatttgCAGAGACATACCATAGTTTGCCATGAAATTATGTATCATTTCCTTCACTATGAAAACTATATCTAATTATTTAACCAATGAGGTATTCCACGAtgatcaaaattgaaaaaaaatatttaggacaACACTGCTTTCTTCTTTTCTAGTAACCAAACCTATGCTTGAGTATTTTCAGACTTTTTAACAGTtaagaaatgatataaaacatAAAGGTCTTCTTATTCCAAATTCATACTCCTAGGGCCCCTGATTGCAAACACAGGAAAGATCCAAGTAGTGGATATTCCAACAACAACTCCTCTCTTGGCTTCAATACCATCTTCAAGCTGAAAGCCCTCACAGCTCCAAGAGCAGATAAAGGGCAAACCACTTCTGAGGGAATTTCCCTGGCTAGTCTATAAGTCCCTGCCCTGCTTTGGCTCCCTCTCCCCATTCTTTTCTTATTATCTCAGATGTCCATTCAACAAGTGCTATTTTGGACAGCCCTACTAACTCATATTCTTCTTTTCAAACAAGAGCTCCTAGGCAAGGAGGGACTTTTGCTTCTGTCTGTGCAAAACCAATTTGCCCAATCCTTGACATACTTATACTGGGTGCCCGGACCAGAGAAAAGGTCGGAAATAGAGAGAGTGGGCGTGAGGCATGGCAAAAGGTGAAGGAAACCAGggattttttccatttcttggaGAACAGTAAGAGCTTCCCTGACAAGGACTGATAATGAAGCCTCTTCACCGACAATGCTAGTTTGATTGGATGCTATTTTGACGAGCCCCTTAAGGAAAAGCCCTTATTTGCCCTGAACCTCTTTGAACAACTACAATGATCACCATTTATGCTGCAGCATCTATATGCCAACAATGGCATGAAGGAGGTTACTAAGGCATTTCAAAAGACTTGCATCTGATTCAACAGCAGGGGATTCAATAAGAGCATATTAGTGCAAAAGAGCTAACATCCGATTTGCAAACAGACCTGGCTTGGGACAGGCTAGCTTGCTTTTAAGAGTTTAACCAGAATGCTACTTTCGTTATACAATAACATCTATGAATTAAACCAGAAGATAAGCAGCAGTAACCTAAAATAAGCAAATGTAGCAATGACGCTATACAAAAACTTACCTCTATGACTATCAAAATTTGGCTGATGTTCACCAAAATACTTCTTGTACTGCCAAGCAATCCTCAATCCCTTCTCCTGCAACTAACAAAACATttgcaaattttcaattttctaaatcactgtcagggaaaaaaataaaaaagtaagacAAATAACCAAAAGAAAAGCACCTGTTCAGGATCACGGTTATGAGATCTATCATCTTTAGATAATACTGGGCTAGGCAAAGTACCCAAAAAAGCTCTTGGGTCTTTTGATGGACTGGCATAGAGAAGGGGTTGGTTGTGAACCAGTCCTTGTGACATGAAATTCCTCAACAAAAGCATATGATGAGGCGCTTCTGTGTCTTCCATCACCATGACAAGGCTTCCAAGAGGGAACCCACCACCTAAAATCTCTGAATATCAAAGATGGACAAAAAGGCCTGTTAAGAAAAcaccagaaaaataaaaataaaaataaaaacatacagAATGGTTGAATAATAGCAATTGTGCCTATAACTACTTCCATGAAAAGGAAGTGATGGAGGCTTACTGTCAAGGTCTGGTATTCCAGATGAGAGAAAGATTGTGCCATTGGGTCCACTCTTGAGTCCCGGGGCCTGAGGGGCAGGGGCAACTGATGTGTTGCGAGAGAAGCTACTCATCCTAGTCTTCATTGCAGCCATGGATGCAGCAGTGCTCTCTACCACTTCTActttcaaaaacagaaaataaattattaatgaaTTGTGAAAGAATGCTTACAGCCCTATGGAGAAAGCTAAACCCTACCAATTGTATGATTCGAATGCTTACAGCCCTATGGAGAAAGCTAAACCCTACCAATTGTATGATTCgaatttttaatcttatataaGCAAAAATCAAACTCATGATTTTTGTGATTGGATTCTATTCAGCGTGCTCTTCCAATCGTCTCATTTTTCTAGGAATCAATTTATAAGCTTGAAatatatttcaaagaaaattacaaaactaaAATGGACTGAAAAAGAACGGACTGTTTTTGTGAATTTAGATGGGTCTTGCCACTGAACAGTTCCATGTGCCAAACGGAATGAAATTGATCATTACAAGTCTATCGCACATTTTATCGAACATACAGTGTGCGACTCAAGTTGTTTCCATAACAAAAAGTAACAGAAtaacaacaacaaattaaaaataatgaattatgaTTATTCCAGCAGTGAGTAAAGGAAACTAGGAAAGACAACGCTCAGTTTGGTTGTTGAAAAAAGGtaggaaatgaaaaaataaataaaataaataaataaattggcgAAAACTGGTAGAAACAAACCTCTGTTTCAGCTAGGTCTAACACAATCTTGGCTTAGGTTAGTTGATGAgagttttttcctttctttttcttcagaaagaaaaattcaaagtttCCTATTCGTCTTCCTGTGTTTTCTTAGCCACCAAGCAGGAGGAGGGGTTCACTATATTGAAGGTAAAACAGCTCTCACCAGGGCTTTGTCAAGTTGAGGAAGTTCAGAGCTTCATACGACGGCTGGCCTCTGCAAGTGCGATCAACTCAGCCCTGTCTGACTCGGAGACACAGTTTACAACTCGGAACTCACTCATGCGAAAGTACAAAGACAAACCAAGTAACAACCCTAATCCGGCTCCACAATAAACGGGTCGGGTTTTGTTGACTTGGATCCGCATCCAACCGAGTAAGCCTTTCATAAATGACATTAAATCCTTGAGTATTTTCTTTGCTAAAAAACCATGTCCTCGAATTTTATTTATAGcgtcatttatttaaaatattaattataactaGTATTTATAAtactaaaatttatcaaatcggatatttaaacaattttcaaattttaattaggaGTAGCAATTTTTATACAACACtataaaatgatttgaaaacgACACAAATTTTAATGGGTTCATGTTATGTGCAGCATAATTTTGTTGACCTACATAAATCATTTCATAAATAAGTTGGGTTTACGTTTTCTCGTTCAACCCATCTAACTCATTTAATATGTTTACTTATTGTTGTCAAAATGGCTTATTAATGATCCAATTGTTGTAAATGAAgtggtgaatgaccacattaatggtcatttatgaactccatttactcatctttaagatgagtaatgagAGTTTATATTATAAAGCCTATAAAAGACTTCTTACACCCTATGTAAGAAGCATcccgagaaaaagaaaaaaattctcttcatctggttctctctctttctttctttcattctctcaacacttctctttgatttcttccctccctctatatatatatatatatatatattatatattattatattttttattatatatatatatatatatatattattaaagtaatacatcATCATCCCTACTTTTATTTAAGTcacatttattctcattttacaacacgttatcagcacgaattcctctgaaggtaattctcgtatcttaaacttgaagttatttatatagaattaaattttacatatttatattattgttgatttattttgttacatattgttaaaagttataaacaaattatttgattttgtttataatcaaaattataccaatgctatcaatttattataattgattctaataatattgttttgtcatatatatgaagttatttgacaatgtcgaatcttacaaaactcgaatttgtggcacttgacatttcgtGAAAGAACTATCTGTCTTGGATCTTTGATGCTaaaatacatcttgatgcaatgaaccttggagttacgatcaaagaaggaaatcaagcatccctgcaggATCGCACAAAAGTATTGATTTTCCTTCGTcatcacctccatgaaggtttaaaaaatgagtatcttacggtAAAGGACCTTTTTACTCTAggagtaatttgaaggaaagatatgaccaccatctcccaaaagctcgatatgattggatgcacctaaggttgcaagattttaaaactgttagtgaatacaactcctcacttttcaaaatcagctctcaattaaagctgtgtggagaaaaaatcacagaagaagacatgttagagaaaaattttactacgtttcatgcctcgaatgtgctcctGCAGCAGTAATATCGAGAgtgtagatttacaaaatattctgaattaatatcatatcttcttgttgttgaacaaaataatgagcttttgatgagaaatcactagtctcgtccaactggatctgaaccattccctgaagtgaatgcaatatcgtcccaaactcgTAGACGTGGACGTGGACGGGAACGAGGACGTGGTCATGGTCATGGAAGAAATCctcgataccatggttcttatagtaataattcttagaaaatgaaagcttcattgcaccaccaaaagtggaacaatactgagacaatacaagaaaatgggaagcgtttacaagataaacctcctaagaaccatgagaataattgttatagatgtggtatgaaggggcattggtcgtGTACCTatcgtacgcccaaacatttgtcgacctttaccaagcatcaataaaagcaaaaggaaaagagatagagatgaactttaccgatggtgatggattggacctaacctactatgacattgatttctttggaggtcccgatgaaaaaacagaccatttgataaatgatgagaaaattaacattgattaaTGTTACTTTAtgtatgaaataatatattattatgtcttatatttacatctgatttactttgttatttacattatgccttgttttttttgttatatctgaaatccatgtgttatttggtctcaagatgaatgaggatgatgtatgtcttaCAGACTGTGTGACcacgcacacaattcttcgagataaaagatatttcttcgaattgacattaataaaagctaatgtaagtaccatatttggtactacaaacttagttgaagtctctagaagagcaaacataacgttgccaaatggaactagattccatataaatgacgctttatattctagcaaatccagaagaaatttgctcagttttaaagatatccgcagaaatggatatcatattgaaactatgaatgaa
Above is a genomic segment from Vitis riparia cultivar Riparia Gloire de Montpellier isolate 1030 chromosome 7, EGFV_Vit.rip_1.0, whole genome shotgun sequence containing:
- the LOC117917587 gene encoding elongator complex protein 4, with the translated sequence MAAMKTRMSSFSRNTSVAPAPQAPGLKSGPNGTIFLSSGIPDLDKILGGGFPLGSLVMVMEDTEAPHHMLLLRNFMSQGLVHNQPLLYASPSKDPRAFLGTLPSPVLSKDDRSHNRDPEQLQEKGLRIAWQYKKYFGEHQPNFDSHRDTKHEYCNDFDLRKPLERHFLTAQNICCLSIQDPPNLAAFRDCCAKFLAQFSRNNSSISCAGRVAIQSFCAPQCEYSNMEWDMLSFIRSLKGMIRDSNAVAVITFPPSLLSPSSSKRWQHIADTLLSVKAIPDEDKELANLLTGYQDMVGLLNVHKVANVNTQVPVILEATTFSIKLQKRRYLVLECLNQAPVDGSSGSSYASTGSCSGSTKTGTLDF
- the LOC117919415 gene encoding probable mannitol dehydrogenase, which gives rise to MAKSPEQEHPTKAFGLAATDPSGVLSPFKFSRRATGEKDVRFKVLYCGICHSDLHMVKNEWGSSTYPLVPGHEIVGIVTEVGSKVEKVKVGDKVGVGCMVGACHSCDNCANDLENYCPKMILTYGATYYDGTTTYGGYSDVMIAEERYVVRFPDNLPLDAGAPLLCAGITVYSPLQHFGFTKPGMHIGVVGLGGLGHVAVKFAKAFGVKVTVISTSPSKKKEATEHLGADSFLVSRDPDQMQAALGTMDGIIDTVSAVHPLFPLIGLLKSHGKLVMVGAPDRPLELPIFPLLMGRKIVAGSCIGGMKETQEMIDFAGKHNITADVEVISIDYVNTAMERLQKADVRYRFVIDIGNTLKDA